In Acholeplasma equirhinis, the following proteins share a genomic window:
- a CDS encoding Pr6Pr family membrane protein: protein MIVSSFVTKLRENDKARLSIAGFVGLVHLYGVIQMFFNEYFLEVFERFRMFTNISNILIFVILVLYLAGFKDKNWFKYLAVAGLVAILMTGLIYHFIVKGDDVMDFNGHVVHTFNPILYPIFYFLLVTPGIKLKHFWVSLVLPVIYFTVILIQGPFTGWYPYGFMDPSLPGKSLLDVLVFCLVILLPVIAVFTLGLIYLKNLLEKAVNKE, encoded by the coding sequence ATGATAGTTTCTAGTTTCGTCACCAAGTTGAGAGAAAATGATAAAGCACGCCTATCAATAGCCGGTTTCGTTGGATTGGTACACCTATATGGTGTTATTCAAATGTTTTTCAACGAATACTTCCTAGAAGTTTTTGAGCGCTTTAGAATGTTTACGAACATTTCAAATATATTAATTTTTGTCATCTTGGTGTTATATTTAGCGGGATTCAAAGATAAAAACTGGTTTAAATACTTAGCAGTTGCTGGTTTGGTTGCAATTTTGATGACGGGGTTGATTTATCACTTTATCGTAAAAGGTGACGATGTAATGGATTTTAACGGACATGTTGTTCATACATTTAATCCAATACTTTACCCTATATTCTATTTTTTACTGGTTACACCAGGTATTAAATTGAAACACTTTTGGGTATCACTCGTTTTACCAGTTATTTACTTTACAGTGATATTAATTCAAGGGCCATTTACTGGTTGGTATCCGTATGGATTTATGGATCCATCTTTACCGGGTAAATCATTACTTGATGTCTTAGTATTTTGTCTTGTCATATTACTTCCAGTAATAGCGGTCTTTACTTTGGGTTTAATTTATCTAAAAAATCTTTTGGAAAAAGCTGTAAATAAGGAATAA
- a CDS encoding helix-turn-helix domain-containing protein, whose translation MLKLKEFREKKGLSQVKLGEILGLSKQTISTYELGTREPNIETLSKIAIVLDVTIDELIDFRKIYDQVHEELYSKVNEIVKENK comes from the coding sequence ATGCTAAAACTTAAAGAGTTTCGTGAAAAAAAAGGACTTTCTCAAGTCAAACTAGGTGAAATATTAGGACTCTCTAAGCAAACCATCTCAACTTATGAGTTAGGCACGCGAGAGCCTAATATTGAAACACTTAGTAAAATTGCTATTGTTTTAGATGTAACAATAGATGAGTTAATCGATTTTAGAAAAATCTACGATCAAGTTCATGAAGAACTTTACTCAAAAGTAAATGAAATAGTTAAAGAAAATAAGTAA
- a CDS encoding DNA cytosine methyltransferase, whose product MKKAISLFSSSGIGDLALRNNNISVVIANELLPNRSKLYQQNFPESYMIQGDIWEKKDYIIDYYKMNYDENPFLIMATPPCQGMSSNGMGKLLSEFRLGNRERFDPRNRLIIPTIEIIKELKPDWVIFENVPNMDNTIILDENDEPIKIVDYIFRELTDYVGKAEVVNTADYGIPQIRKRLITILSRNKDAIEYFKKYGTFMPNPTHSDRREDVSKWITLHDAIGHLPPLDAIKGQNSRKDYNVFHKVSVMDPKKYEWIKHTKEGDSAFNNQCINPNCMYQKNKLHGAKHDESGIYKSNKTTPLYCEKCGHLLPRPYVKDKKTGDLRIMSGYTSAYKRMLWDMPASTITMNFPYVSSDNKVHPTQNRTLSIYEALILQTISQYTYKFEIANEMVSESLIIETIGESVPPLLIDKILQNILKI is encoded by the coding sequence ATGAAAAAAGCGATAAGTTTATTTAGTTCTAGTGGAATAGGAGATCTTGCATTACGAAACAACAATATTTCTGTTGTTATTGCTAATGAACTATTACCAAACAGATCAAAATTGTATCAACAAAATTTCCCCGAATCATATATGATTCAAGGTGATATTTGGGAAAAAAAGGATTATATAATTGATTACTATAAAATGAATTATGATGAAAATCCCTTTTTGATTATGGCAACACCACCTTGTCAAGGTATGTCTTCAAATGGGATGGGGAAATTATTATCTGAATTTAGATTAGGTAATAGAGAAAGATTTGATCCACGAAATAGATTGATAATTCCAACGATAGAAATTATTAAAGAACTAAAACCAGATTGGGTGATATTCGAAAATGTTCCTAACATGGATAATACAATAATCTTAGATGAAAATGATGAACCTATTAAGATTGTAGATTATATATTTAGAGAATTGACAGATTATGTTGGGAAGGCTGAAGTTGTTAACACGGCTGACTATGGAATACCTCAAATACGTAAAAGACTTATAACTATATTGAGTCGAAATAAAGATGCAATCGAATACTTTAAAAAGTATGGAACTTTCATGCCTAATCCAACGCATTCTGATAGAAGGGAAGATGTGTCTAAGTGGATTACTTTACATGATGCTATTGGTCATTTACCACCACTAGATGCAATTAAAGGACAGAATAGTCGTAAAGACTATAATGTATTTCACAAAGTTTCCGTTATGGATCCTAAAAAATATGAATGGATAAAGCATACTAAAGAAGGAGATTCAGCATTTAACAATCAATGTATAAATCCAAATTGTATGTACCAAAAAAATAAGTTACATGGTGCAAAACATGATGAATCGGGAATTTATAAGTCTAATAAAACAACACCATTATATTGTGAAAAATGTGGTCACCTATTACCTAGACCATATGTCAAAGATAAGAAAACAGGTGATTTAAGAATAATGTCAGGATACACAAGCGCGTATAAAAGAATGTTATGGGATATGCCAGCAAGTACAATAACTATGAATTTCCCGTATGTTTCATCTGATAATAAAGTGCATCCAACACAAAATAGAACATTATCGATATATGAAGCATTAATCTTACAAACCATATCACAATACACTTATAAATTTGAGATTGCAAATGAAATGGTATCTGAGAGTTTAATTATAGAAACGATAGGGGAGAGTGTTCCGCCTCTATTAATTGATAAAATTCTTCAAAATATACTTAAAATTTAA
- a CDS encoding tyrosine-type recombinase/integrase, which translates to MILETMILKYIQDHVGIKAKETTKGEYAFYRALKNCFDTLAIITVDDLKYESYRLMVNYFKNNTSQKNASINKHLSFLKAILRYFRFESHPFLLNKGLRKDVQHVKPYYQDELVRIFKYFNSLDKSDNSLVYRGVVHLLYATGCRIGELLDIEIKNIDLIHRTILLTKTKSGKPRYVYFNKHQDNIIKDLIKNNKQYTWLFWNNIRDRRLSKDDIKNFNRKVRDKLKINVNSRRFRKTMATDLAKVTSGDLKMIQTILGHSDIKMTQVYVEYSEEQAKEVYDEKSYILPLYNSKKD; encoded by the coding sequence ATGATATTAGAAACAATGATTTTAAAGTATATCCAGGATCACGTTGGAATCAAAGCTAAAGAAACAACAAAAGGTGAATATGCTTTTTATAGAGCATTGAAAAACTGTTTTGATACTTTAGCAATAATTACAGTGGATGATCTCAAGTATGAAAGTTATCGATTGATGGTTAATTATTTTAAGAATAATACATCACAAAAGAATGCATCAATCAATAAGCATTTATCTTTTTTAAAGGCTATTCTAAGATACTTCAGATTTGAGAGTCATCCCTTTTTATTAAATAAAGGGTTAAGAAAAGATGTGCAACATGTTAAGCCTTATTATCAAGATGAACTAGTGAGAATATTTAAGTACTTTAATTCACTGGATAAAAGTGATAATTCACTAGTTTATCGTGGTGTAGTTCATTTGCTATATGCTACCGGTTGTCGTATAGGTGAATTGCTAGATATTGAAATTAAGAATATTGATTTGATCCATAGAACAATATTGTTAACCAAAACAAAAAGTGGTAAGCCACGATATGTTTATTTTAATAAACATCAAGATAATATCATTAAGGATTTAATCAAAAATAATAAACAATATACATGGTTGTTTTGGAATAATATAAGAGATCGTAGGTTATCTAAAGATGACATAAAAAATTTTAATAGAAAAGTCCGTGATAAGCTTAAAATTAATGTTAATTCAAGAAGATTTAGAAAGACTATGGCCACTGACTTAGCAAAAGTTACAAGTGGTGATTTAAAGATGATTCAAACGATTCTAGGGCATTCTGATATCAAGATGACACAAGTCTATGTTGAATACTCAGAAGAGCAAGCTAAGGAAGTTTATGATGAAAAATCATATATACTTCCTCTGTATAATTCAAAAAAAGACTAA
- a CDS encoding DUF3850 domain-containing protein, with product MGFIVADEIKKDAETVFTNRVEHQLKIQRKYWIDITTSFKTFEIRFNDRNFKVGDLIQFNVVNDSGEVVSQMLQKYIITYILDYPDALKEGYVVLAIKPHK from the coding sequence ATGGGATTTATAGTTGCTGATGAAATAAAAAAAGATGCAGAAACTGTTTTTACAAATAGAGTAGAGCATCAACTAAAGATTCAAAGAAAATATTGGATTGATATCACAACAAGTTTTAAAACATTTGAAATTAGATTTAATGATCGTAATTTTAAAGTAGGTGATTTGATTCAATTTAATGTTGTAAATGATTCTGGTGAAGTTGTTTCACAAATGCTACAAAAATATATAATCACATATATTTTGGATTATCCTGATGCTCTAAAAGAAGGATATGTGGTTTTAGCAATAAAACCTCATAAGTAG
- a CDS encoding S1 family peptidase: MKKILIILTIILIVFAIDPIFNNFIDTPLAEEVQNDNNETTLIEGSRTVLKIVHTLINEEHYVTKTASAVIMFEDETSYYAITNYHVTFKEDYVTNNLEVTDYLNQTYNAFFVEMNQAQQIISEIFDLALVKFDKKEHELPLPVIRNMSLNNTVLLSAVGYPNGIRTSNTGFYTGLINVSGYSIDLIEHSVEIHPGFSGGGLFDLSGKLVGINVSGVFNEEEFVTGFAIPISKVLEYINLFNK; the protein is encoded by the coding sequence ATGAAAAAAATATTAATTATCCTAACCATAATTTTAATTGTATTTGCCATTGATCCAATTTTTAACAATTTTATTGATACACCTTTAGCTGAAGAAGTTCAGAATGATAATAATGAAACAACTTTGATTGAGGGGTCAAGAACTGTATTGAAAATTGTGCATACACTTATTAACGAAGAACATTATGTAACGAAAACAGCATCTGCAGTAATCATGTTCGAAGATGAAACATCATATTATGCAATCACGAACTATCATGTGACTTTTAAGGAAGATTATGTAACGAATAATTTAGAAGTCACAGATTATTTGAATCAAACTTACAATGCTTTCTTTGTTGAAATGAATCAGGCACAACAAATTATTTCTGAAATATTTGATTTAGCATTAGTTAAGTTTGATAAAAAAGAACATGAATTACCGTTACCAGTAATTCGGAATATGTCTTTAAACAATACAGTATTACTTTCAGCTGTTGGATATCCAAATGGTATTAGGACATCAAATACTGGATTTTATACTGGTTTAATCAATGTAAGTGGGTATTCAATTGATCTAATTGAACATTCTGTTGAAATCCATCCTGGTTTTTCAGGAGGAGGACTATTTGATTTAAGTGGAAAACTTGTAGGTATAAATGTTTCTGGAGTGTTCAACGAAGAAGAATTTGTTACGGGTTTTGCAATACCAATATCTAAAGTTTTGGAATATATAAATTTATTTAATAAATAA
- a CDS encoding replication initiation factor domain-containing protein, with amino-acid sequence MKKTVHDDVRGVSNSPLTSTSSEFLEQVISGKEVKIDWFQVTFDFIPITQVSKHYYALDRSNLLFRELINLFNRKETPEDLQEMEKGQFGYIHGIYIDEHIWLSFGGKKNKYDKYPMTLTMSGQGCRTFEMMEGNWIELFKFFQKNGEDSLKIGRIDIAIDDFEGDIITPYQILPYIESNHVVTQFRSVTLHKGWTLGESSETKGFTLTLGQRGSNQLQIYDKRLERDQMNQPDLNTSVWYRYEMRFTDEKARQVMDLYTSSVEFDDSVSFMRYAKSLLITCLDIKVFDPSDSNKSRWETLPQWKEFTDSFEKVDLKKKNRIDTTIRKKLGWVRDDLATTFLELYFVFGEDLGTMLYGTMSEAKFERKHLNRMNNYLRDIDKEELTLGEVRKLQESFKGLNNVYDKVLEHYQLQEVECEFICYVDIHENYTRSVGDHNV; translated from the coding sequence ATGAAAAAAACAGTACATGATGATGTAAGGGGGGTATCTAATAGCCCCCTTACCTCTACAAGTAGTGAATTTTTAGAACAAGTCATTTCTGGTAAAGAAGTTAAGATTGACTGGTTTCAAGTAACTTTTGACTTTATACCAATCACTCAAGTGTCCAAGCATTATTACGCACTAGACAGAAGTAACTTATTATTTCGTGAATTAATTAATTTATTTAATCGAAAAGAAACTCCTGAAGATTTGCAAGAAATGGAAAAAGGTCAGTTTGGATATATCCATGGAATTTACATTGATGAGCATATTTGGTTGTCTTTTGGAGGAAAGAAAAACAAATATGACAAATATCCCATGACACTTACTATGTCAGGACAAGGTTGTAGAACATTTGAAATGATGGAAGGTAACTGGATTGAACTATTTAAGTTTTTTCAAAAAAACGGTGAAGACAGTTTAAAGATTGGTCGAATTGATATTGCAATTGATGATTTTGAAGGAGATATCATTACACCATATCAAATACTACCTTATATCGAAAGTAATCATGTGGTAACTCAGTTTAGATCTGTAACACTTCATAAAGGATGGACTTTAGGTGAATCATCTGAAACAAAAGGATTCACATTAACTTTAGGACAACGAGGAAGCAACCAATTACAAATCTATGATAAGAGGTTGGAACGTGATCAAATGAATCAACCTGATTTAAATACATCCGTTTGGTATCGTTATGAAATGAGATTCACTGATGAAAAAGCAAGACAAGTGATGGATCTTTATACATCATCAGTTGAGTTTGATGATTCAGTATCATTCATGAGATATGCTAAATCACTTTTAATTACTTGTTTAGATATTAAAGTGTTTGATCCATCAGATTCTAATAAGTCCAGATGGGAGACACTACCACAATGGAAAGAATTTACGGATAGTTTTGAAAAAGTTGATTTAAAGAAAAAGAATCGAATTGATACAACTATTCGGAAAAAACTTGGTTGGGTTAGAGATGATTTAGCAACTACATTCTTGGAATTATACTTTGTGTTTGGTGAAGATTTAGGAACTATGTTGTATGGAACTATGAGTGAAGCGAAGTTTGAAAGAAAACATTTAAACAGAATGAATAACTACTTAAGAGATATCGACAAAGAAGAATTGACTTTAGGTGAAGTAAGAAAATTACAGGAATCATTTAAGGGTCTTAACAATGTATATGATAAAGTTTTAGAACATTATCAGTTACAAGAAGTTGAATGTGAATTTATTTGTTATGTAGATATTCACGAAAATTATACAAGGTCAGTAGGTGATCACAATGTTTAA
- a CDS encoding glycerophosphodiester phosphodiesterase, producing MGFKFDISQYPNVKWIAHRGLTSKTDENTVTAFKMAGELPFYGIETDVHETLDSKYILYHDDFVKISDQKIFIDKTLSIDLKNIIFNNGDTLPDLEDYIKICKKYQKIAVLELKAPFTTLKIKNIIEKIETLGYLEQTIFISFYIDNLLRVKLLRKESNCQLLLGDYNDALITLSKSMKFDINIHYSHLTPTRVDYIHSLGLQVNCWTVNDKDIALKLIEMGVDFITTDGFYE from the coding sequence ATGGGTTTTAAATTTGATATATCACAATATCCAAACGTTAAGTGGATAGCACATAGGGGATTAACCAGTAAAACAGATGAGAATACAGTTACAGCTTTCAAAATGGCAGGTGAACTTCCGTTTTATGGTATTGAAACTGACGTACATGAAACATTAGATTCAAAATATATTTTGTATCATGATGATTTTGTTAAAATTTCAGATCAGAAAATATTCATTGATAAAACATTAAGTATAGATTTAAAAAACATTATTTTTAATAATGGAGATACACTTCCAGATTTAGAAGACTATATAAAGATTTGTAAAAAGTATCAAAAGATTGCTGTTCTAGAACTTAAGGCTCCATTTACGACTTTAAAAATTAAAAACATTATAGAAAAAATCGAAACTCTTGGTTACCTGGAACAAACTATTTTTATATCATTTTATATTGATAATCTACTTAGAGTAAAATTGCTTCGTAAAGAATCAAATTGTCAACTTTTATTAGGTGATTATAACGATGCATTAATTACTTTATCCAAATCAATGAAATTTGATATTAATATACATTATTCTCACTTAACACCTACACGCGTAGACTATATTCATAGTCTTGGTTTACAGGTTAATTGTTGGACAGTTAATGATAAAGATATTGCTTTAAAACTTATTGAAATGGGTGTAGATTTTATTACAACTGATGGTTTTTATGAGTAA
- a CDS encoding Type 1 glutamine amidotransferase-like domain-containing protein, producing the protein MINILSSRTIYDRKDVYPVLKKYIKEDSKIVVIAFSFFLQGYRHDLYVESYTAPEGVWYQHIVEPFKPYGIKEENISWILYDKDTKETAKKKIEAADIIFLPGGAPDLFIERLKQYDLIEFLRNQDKIFMGPSAGTMIQLNWFHISPDPDYKKFMMWDGLGLIKDFGVEVHYNRRRQQKKAIRRVSHMDERPIYTFLEEGYMILENGKIVGQYAAPKYYEKGKKVRY; encoded by the coding sequence ATGATAAATATATTAAGTTCAAGAACAATTTATGATAGAAAAGATGTCTATCCTGTTTTAAAAAAGTACATAAAAGAAGATTCTAAAATTGTTGTTATCGCATTCTCATTCTTTTTACAAGGCTATCGTCATGACCTTTACGTAGAAAGCTATACTGCACCAGAAGGTGTATGGTATCAACATATTGTTGAACCGTTTAAACCATATGGTATTAAAGAAGAAAACATTTCATGGATCCTCTATGATAAGGATACAAAAGAAACTGCAAAGAAAAAGATCGAAGCAGCAGATATTATCTTCCTTCCTGGAGGAGCTCCTGATTTATTTATCGAACGTTTAAAACAATATGATTTAATCGAATTTTTAAGAAATCAAGATAAAATCTTTATGGGTCCTTCAGCTGGTACTATGATTCAATTAAATTGGTTCCATATTTCACCAGATCCAGATTACAAAAAGTTTATGATGTGGGATGGACTTGGTTTAATTAAAGATTTTGGTGTAGAGGTACATTATAACCGTCGTCGTCAACAAAAGAAAGCAATTCGCCGTGTATCACACATGGACGAAAGACCAATTTATACATTCTTAGAAGAAGGTTATATGATCCTAGAAAATGGTAAAATTGTAGGTCAATATGCTGCTCCAAAATACTACGAAAAAGGTAAAAAAGTTAGATACTAA
- a CDS encoding tetratricopeptide repeat protein produces the protein MIFIKIDHLLELSPSDSSILEIESFLNSQSLTVKNYLTVFIHLLKMKFELGYFKDVYEYGLKYYRENEKDLKSQEAERFYELIFLAALELKQFEVAYKFYSLRKEVLPVIKRYLAELNLIEFKKRTHQAYQSDLEATLQDVIPDDVRLKLSKDLLNIYLEKNEGPKALLLIESMKKIDPSQSYIPDYLNVLFKLEKYDEAKSFALQFKGHPKFEMDAFLTLLKIYLLEKDYHRATILDADFSHKFDEMDSNFLIETYTLLIDLYTKLNNKFSIDLYQKKLKALQRVEKKTEKQTFQDERKVSEDTHFFEIKEPFIEKKKSSQNLEQMHTLIDLMAFSHQITETKQLRDFLRNFFMKVEEYITVKDMIVFSKRDEMLYHYKKERLYDKQLAKTTYQESLIGEILNDGEERFGRPSAFKYDFNILTLKPFDETIKYVYGFALFDLGVFVVYLDKDVNDPALYFDLFKGLATIIYTCLSDEEKRNRLKVQNEFLNQIINSEILAIRIMSAYQQQFNKAAQKLLYVDQHLPLESFMNRLYVHEVKEYDKTISRLFEKPGLFDTSLYHFNEKQIKEKMISIKDGDEVKIVSIFEDLTSYFEEKSKLVMEATVDFETSLSNLNALNQRMPELINEKGSMILINFNESILPIYGYEDTLQFFKEFGQVTKKFFEDGETYRFSTYQLFVYVPYNDIRTVTKTIKDYLKVVSAYQSQVIHYEKFHPKLSIIRYPVVTEEKNPAKIYRYLELSLDFLKRQEHGEDYIFFEHKIYEDEVFEQQVINYLNEAIEGHQLALTFNQLIDLSRNVVWQYESDLILDNIDIDSKYLLAIAKKRNRLFDLEKYHITMVLEFLSLLEKETEKLIKITIPVSKETFLDPNFNPFIIGLFKKYGIPFEFIRFKVKGGEIKSTQYLTQINELTETGIGIDTTAIDVALSFPFNALHLDDKKGDSKWFDYIKMLKVLLESHQMALVIRNVKSKEQKEYLENLGIRYVEGPIYKKVSAENLLYKIAGNKHGENN, from the coding sequence GTGATCTTTATTAAAATAGACCATTTACTTGAATTATCACCATCAGATAGTTCAATTTTAGAAATTGAATCATTTTTGAATTCACAATCCTTAACGGTTAAAAACTACTTAACCGTTTTTATCCATTTACTTAAAATGAAGTTTGAACTGGGGTATTTTAAAGATGTTTATGAATATGGATTGAAATATTATCGTGAAAATGAAAAAGATTTAAAATCACAAGAAGCAGAAAGATTTTATGAACTGATTTTTTTGGCAGCACTTGAATTAAAACAATTTGAAGTGGCTTATAAATTTTATAGTTTAAGAAAAGAAGTTTTACCTGTTATTAAAAGGTATTTAGCTGAATTAAATTTAATTGAATTTAAAAAACGCACACATCAAGCATATCAATCGGATTTAGAAGCGACCCTTCAGGATGTGATACCTGATGATGTCAGACTTAAACTTTCAAAAGATCTTTTAAATATCTATTTAGAAAAGAATGAAGGACCAAAAGCTTTATTGTTAATTGAATCAATGAAAAAGATTGACCCAAGTCAATCTTATATACCAGATTATCTAAATGTTCTATTCAAATTAGAAAAATATGATGAAGCTAAAAGTTTCGCCTTACAATTTAAAGGTCATCCAAAGTTTGAAATGGATGCATTTTTAACTTTATTAAAGATTTATTTACTCGAAAAGGATTATCACCGTGCAACCATTTTAGATGCAGATTTCTCCCATAAGTTTGATGAAATGGATAGTAATTTTTTAATTGAAACTTATACACTTTTAATTGACCTTTATACTAAGTTAAATAATAAGTTTTCAATTGATTTATATCAAAAGAAATTAAAAGCACTTCAACGTGTTGAAAAGAAAACTGAAAAACAAACCTTTCAAGATGAAAGGAAGGTTTCAGAAGACACACATTTCTTTGAAATAAAAGAACCATTTATAGAAAAGAAAAAGTCCAGTCAAAATCTAGAACAAATGCACACATTAATTGATTTAATGGCATTTTCACATCAAATTACTGAGACTAAACAGCTGCGTGATTTCTTAAGAAATTTCTTCATGAAAGTTGAAGAATATATTACAGTTAAAGATATGATTGTTTTTTCAAAACGTGATGAGATGTTATATCACTATAAAAAAGAAAGACTTTATGATAAGCAACTTGCAAAAACGACTTATCAAGAATCTTTAATTGGTGAAATCTTAAATGATGGTGAAGAACGTTTTGGTAGACCATCTGCATTTAAATATGATTTCAATATCTTAACATTAAAACCGTTTGATGAAACAATTAAATATGTTTATGGATTCGCACTTTTTGATTTAGGTGTATTTGTTGTTTATCTTGATAAAGATGTGAATGATCCTGCGCTTTATTTTGACCTTTTTAAGGGCTTAGCAACTATCATTTACACATGCTTATCTGATGAAGAAAAACGCAATAGATTGAAAGTTCAAAATGAATTTTTAAATCAAATCATTAATTCAGAAATACTTGCGATTAGAATCATGAGTGCTTATCAACAACAGTTTAATAAAGCAGCTCAAAAACTACTTTATGTTGATCAACATTTACCGCTTGAATCATTTATGAATCGTTTATACGTGCATGAAGTTAAAGAATATGATAAAACAATATCAAGGTTATTTGAAAAACCTGGATTGTTTGACACATCACTTTATCATTTTAATGAAAAACAAATAAAAGAAAAGATGATTTCAATTAAAGATGGTGATGAAGTTAAAATTGTATCCATTTTTGAAGATTTAACAAGCTATTTTGAAGAAAAGAGTAAATTAGTTATGGAAGCTACCGTTGATTTTGAAACTTCATTATCCAATTTAAACGCACTTAATCAAAGAATGCCTGAGTTAATTAACGAAAAGGGTTCAATGATCTTAATTAACTTTAATGAGTCAATTTTACCAATTTATGGTTATGAAGATACATTACAGTTTTTCAAAGAATTTGGTCAAGTGACTAAAAAGTTCTTTGAAGATGGTGAAACGTATCGTTTTTCAACTTATCAACTGTTTGTTTATGTACCATACAACGATATTAGAACTGTTACAAAGACCATTAAGGACTATTTAAAGGTAGTTAGTGCTTACCAATCTCAAGTTATTCATTATGAAAAATTCCATCCGAAACTATCAATTATTCGTTATCCGGTTGTAACAGAGGAAAAAAATCCTGCAAAAATTTACCGATATTTAGAATTATCACTTGATTTCTTAAAACGTCAAGAACATGGTGAAGATTATATTTTCTTTGAACATAAGATTTATGAAGATGAAGTATTTGAACAACAAGTCATTAATTATTTAAATGAAGCAATTGAAGGTCATCAACTTGCATTAACCTTTAATCAATTAATTGATCTTTCAAGAAATGTTGTTTGGCAATACGAATCTGATTTAATTTTAGATAATATTGATATTGATTCTAAGTATTTACTAGCAATTGCTAAAAAGCGTAACCGTTTATTTGATTTAGAAAAATATCATATTACAATGGTTCTAGAGTTCTTATCATTATTAGAAAAAGAAACTGAGAAGTTAATTAAAATTACAATTCCTGTTTCTAAAGAAACCTTCTTAGATCCTAACTTTAATCCGTTTATAATTGGTTTATTTAAAAAGTATGGTATTCCATTTGAATTTATACGTTTTAAAGTTAAAGGTGGGGAGATTAAATCAACTCAATATTTAACTCAAATAAATGAATTGACTGAAACCGGAATTGGTATTGATACAACAGCGATTGATGTTGCATTAAGCTTCCCATTCAATGCACTCCATTTAGATGATAAAAAAGGTGATTCAAAATGGTTTGATTACATCAAGATGTTAAAGGTCTTACTTGAATCACATCAAATGGCCCTCGTTATTAGAAATGTTAAAAGTAAAGAACAAAAAGAATACCTAGAAAACTTAGGTATCCGCTATGTTGAAGGACCGATTTATAAAAAAGTAAGTGCAGAAAACTTACTTTATAAGATAGCAGGTAATAAACATGGAGAAAATAACTAA